The following proteins come from a genomic window of Miscanthus floridulus cultivar M001 chromosome 2, ASM1932011v1, whole genome shotgun sequence:
- the LOC136538707 gene encoding uncharacterized protein, producing the protein MAAPVEVGAQGTVGSLVLREVEYFRRMEVAAGGHGKKSSSKVVAASGGGGGSNSKKPKKKKDAVAGNGGSFLPRMCSSAEVAEDHGSGRRERPSRVLYRPLGDDGDALPQLD; encoded by the coding sequence ATGGCGGCGCCGGTGGAGGTCGGCGCGCAGGGCACGGTGGGCTCGCTGGTGCTCCGGGAGGTCGAGTACTTCCGGAGGATGGAGGTCGCCGCCGGCGGCCACGGCAAGAAGAGCAGCAGCAAGGTCGTTgcagccagcggcggcggcggcggcagcaacagcaagaagcccaagaagaagaaggatgccgTGGCAGGCAATGGTGGGTCCTTCTTGCCGAGGATGTGCTCGTCGGCGGAGGTCGCCGAGGACCACGGCAGCGGCCGGAGGGAGCGACCCTCCAGGGTCCTGTACCGGCCTCTGGGCGACGATGGGGACGCTCTGCCTCAGCTGGACTAG
- the LOC136538708 gene encoding uncharacterized protein, with translation MEQLVGVHHHHHSLSPRAPRTPTRPQPHPLLHHLPPSNRLRDLHSQIRIHPAVPAASRVLRATPPFFLILLAAVYLLASVTIFSAPTPLLRLRSASPRPLLLPMPAPPPPAPELFDLDGGSVRVRLTNVGAAVTSLLVPDKNGVLADVVLGFDSLDPYLNGTSPYFGCIVGRVANRIKDGKFTLNGVQYNLSINNPPNTLHGGFKGFDKTVWGVAEYNKGDKPSITFKYYSRDGEEGYPGDVSVTVRYSLLPSATLKLEMEAIPLNKATPISLAQHTYWNLAGHDSGDVLSHSVQIWGSQITPVDQTSIPTGEFMPVSGTPFDFLTGSRIGSRIDQVPGGYDHNYMLDSSEVRSGLRHVAKVVDPSSSRALDIWADAPGVQFYTGNFLHGIVGKGGAVYGKHAGLCLETQGFPNAVNQPNFPSVIFHPGEKYRHTMLFEFSTE, from the exons ATGGAGCAGCTGGTGGgagttcaccaccaccaccactcgcTCTCCCCTCGGGCTCCTCGCACCCCGACCCGCCCGCAGCCGCACccgctcctccaccacctcccccCGTCCAACAGGCTCCGGGATCTCCACTCCCAGATTCGCATTCACCCCGCGGTCCCCGCGGCCAGCAGGGTCCTCCGCGCCACCCCGCccttcttcctcatcctcctcgcTGCCGTCTACCTCCTCGCCTCCGTCACCATCTTCTCCGCCCCCACGCCGCTGCTCCGCCTCCGCTCCGCCTCTCCCAGGCCGCTGCTCCTCCCgatgcccgcgccgccgccgcctgcgccggAGCTCTTTGATCTCGACGGTGGGAGCGTGCGGGTCCGCCTCACCAATGTCGGCGCCGCCGTCACCTCGCTCCTCGTCCCGGACAAGAACG GGGTTCTCGCTGATGTGGTGCTCGGATTCGACTCGCTGGATCCGTACCTG AATGGAACCTCACCTTACTTTGGCTGCATTGTTGGTCGAGTTGcaaatagaatcaaggatggaaagTTCACTCTAAATGGGGTGCAGTACAATCTGAGTATCAACAACCCACCTAACACCCTTCATG GTGGATTTAAAGGGTTTGACAAAACTGTATGGGGAGTCGCCGAATATAACAAAGGGGACAAGCCCTCAATTACCTTCAAGTATTATAGTAGAGATGGAGAGGAAG GTTACCCAGGTGATGTTTCTGTTACTGTCAGATATTCACTTCTTCCAAGTGCAACACTGAAGCTTGAGATGGAAGCCATACCATTGAACAAGGCCACACCCATCAGTTTAGCACAGCACACCTATTGGAACCTGGCAGGCCACGACTCAGGAGATGTGCTTTCACATTCGGTCCAGATATGGGGCTCTCAGATAACTCCAGTAGATCAAACCTCAATACCTACAGGCGAATTCATGCCAGTAAGTGGCACTCCCTTTGATTTTCTGACTGGGAGCAGAATTGGAAGCAGAATTGATCAGGTCCCTGGTGGTTATGATCATAATTACATGCTTGACTCCAGTGAAGTGAGGTCAGGTTTGCGACATGTGGCAAAAGTGGTAGACCCGTCTAGTTCGAGGGCCCTAGACATTTGGGCTGATGCGCCTGGAGTGCAGTTCTACACTGGAAATTTTCTTCATGGCATTGTGGGCAAAGGAGGTGCGGTCTATGGAAAGCATGCTGGCCTCTGCCTCGAGACGCAAGGTTTCCCAAATGCTGTTAATCAACCTAATTTTCCCTCAGTTATCTTTCACCCTGGTGAGAAGTACAGGCATACGATGCTGTTTGAGTTCTCTACGGAGTAA
- the LOC136523428 gene encoding putative disease resistance protein RGA3 isoform X1 yields MDISSYLAVGGWFIQVIFDKYLSYQLRRWAANCGIEHELDRLRVALLRTQSLLHGAELVPTLSYSSLPWMRELRDVMYHAEDLLDKLEYNRLHHEMEESSANESSSSPISAFMLSRFHNQGTPSSLEPCWDRSTRVKNKMVNLLERIDQVTNGVSEVVSLPRNIRSRNHNIMTSSIPHGKLIGREFEAQQLVTALISSQVEIPVSVVSIVGVGGIGKTALAQHVYSNARITENFDVRMWICVTCLLDELRITKEMLESASSSRFRHGGITNFNRLQAALKARLASKRFLLVLDDVWNNDNRTIAIEQENWQKLLAPLKDGANGSKILLTTRSSIVAEMLQSSYIISLETLQVNDCWSLVKTSVFDETEHTINSKLENIGREIAETLSGLPLAAKVVAGHLKCKHSVDEWKQVLQRNAVWEEIMPILRTSYDNLSPHLKQCFAYCSIFPRNWEFEAEQLILLWLAQGFVNPDGCRRLEDIGKEYINDLRNKSFFTIQKKEFVSYYVIPPVIYELAKSVAAEECFRIGGDEWTRIPSSVRHLSVHLDSLSALDDTIPYKNLRTLIFLPSRTVAPINVSIPPVALNNIRSLRVLDLSLCMMDRLPDSISNCVHLRYLNISSTTIVTVPEFLCKLYHLQVLNLSGCRLGKLPSRMNNLVNLRHLTAANQIISAITDIGRLKYLQRLPTFKVTRERTQSIVQLGYLLELQGSLQIRNLENIDAPNEAKEAMLCKKHQLSVLQLMWASDRDEVNGNREEDVLEALQPHENLKRLDIAGWMGVKSPNWLENEWLSNLELIFLSGCNAWEQLPPLGQLPSIRIIWLQRLKMLRQIGPEAYGSGSQMETFQSLEELVLDDMPELNEWLWSDQTMRNLQNVVIKDCNKLKALPPVPPNLTEITIAGKGYWVPYHHDVKSARRSSVSSLCIFNCPLLLARLSAQMNTEIIARFRSLRSIITDQMTILTCSLLEDRLELIESLDIQDCSEITSFSADDDDILLQLKSLRSLCISGCNTLRSLPSTLSSVQSLDKLVLWNCPALESLTEEPLPQSVRKIEVALCHPLLKERLIKEYGVDWPKIKHIPWIEIDGEILQSPRIAQASGSSLHWVRPF; encoded by the coding sequence ATGGATATCTCCAGCTACTTGGCTGTAGGTGGCTGGTTCATCCAAGTTATCTTCGACAAGTACCTGTCCTACCAGCTCCGGCGATGGGCGGCCAACTGTGGCATCGAGCATGAGCTGGACAGGCTTCGTGTTGCTTTGCTTCGCACGCAGTCACTTCTCCATGGTGCTGAGCTGGTGCCGACACTCTCCTACAGCTCTCTTCCATGGATGCGAGAGCTCCGAGATGTCATGTATCATGCAGAGGATCTCCTAGACAAGCTTGAGTACAACCGCCTCCATCATGAAATGGAAGAATCAAGTGCAAACGAGAGCAGCAGTAGCCCAATCAGCGCCTTCATGCTCTCCCGGTTTCACAACCAAGGTACCCCTTCTAGCCTGGAACCATGTTGGGATAGATCAACGAGGGTAAAGAATAAGATGGTAAATCTATTGGAGCGTATTGATCAGGTTACAAATGGAGTTAGTGAAGTAGTCAGCCTACCCAGGAACATCAGAAGCAGAAATCACAACATCATGACAAGCTCAATACCCCACGGGAAACTCATCGGTCGGGAATTCGAAGCCCAACAGCTGGTAACCGCTCTGATAAGTTCTCAGGTCGAGATCCCAGTCTCTGTTGTCTCTATTGTTGGGGTAGGTGGCATAGGTAAGACTGCTCTAGCACAGCATGTGTACAGCAATGCTAGAATAACAGAGAACTTTGATGTGAGAATGTGGATCTGTGTTACTTGTCTCTTGGACGAGTTGAGGATCACAAAAGAAATGCTGGAGTCAGCTTCCAGCAGTCGGTTTAGGCATGGTGGCATAACAAATTTCAATAGACTTCAAGCCGCACTGAAGGCAAGGCTTGCTTCAAAACGGTTCCTCCTTGTCTTAGATGATGTTTGGAACAATGACAACAGAACAATAGCAATAGAACAAGAGAACTGGCAGAAGCTGCTAGCCCCTCTAAAGGATGGAGCAAATGGGAGCAAGATACTTCTGACAACTCGGTCAAGTATAGTAGCAGAGATGCTGCAATCATCCTATATAATTAGTTTGGAGACCTTGCAAGTTAATGACTGTTGGTCCCTAGTAAAGACTTCTGTGTTTGATGAGACAGAACATACCATCAACTCAAAATTGGAGAACATTGGAAGGGAAATTGCTGAGACACTCAGTGGTCTTCCTCTTGCCGCAAAGGTGGTAGCTGGACACCTGAAATGTAAACACAGTGTAGATGAGTGGAAACAAGTCTTGCAAAGAAATGCAGTATGGGAGGAAATCATGCCAATTCTACGAACAAGCTATGACAATCTGTCACCACACCTGAAACAATGCTTTGCATATTGCAGCATCTTCCCCAGAAACTGGGAATTTGAAGCGGAGCAGCTGATTCTGCTGTGGTTAGCACAAGGTTTTGTAAACCCAGATGGTTGCAGGAGATTGGAGGACATTGGGAAAGAATACATAAATGATCTACGTAATAAGTCATTCTTCACGATACAGAAGAAAGAATTTGTAAGCTATTATGTGATACCACCTGTAATTTATGAGCTTGCAAAATCAGTTGCAGCTGAAGAATGCTTCAGAATAGGAGGTGATGAATGGACAAGAATCCCATCGTCAGTACGCCATCTATCCGTACATCTAGATAGCCTTTCAGCacttgatgacacaatcccatACAAGAATCTACGCACTCTCATTTTTCTCCCTAGCAGAACAGTGGCTCCAATCAATGTTTCCATCCCTCCAGTGGCTCTCAATAACATAAGAAGCCTCCGTGTGTTGGATTTATCCCTGTGCATGATGGACAGACTTCCTGATAGCATATCAAATTGTGTGCATCTCCGATACCTAAATATCTCATCTACTACCATCGTCACAGTACCAGAATTCTTGTGCAAACTCTACCACCTACAGGTTCTGAATTTATCAGGTTGCAGGCTTGGAAAATTGCCTTCCAGAATGAACAACTTGGTCAATCTACGACATCTCACAGCAGCTAATCAGATTATTTCAGCCATAACAGACATTGGCAGGCTGAAATACCTTCAGAGGTTGCCAACTTTCAAGGTTACCAGAGAGAGAACACAAAGTATAGTTCAGCTTGGGTACCTACTAGAACTCCAAGGATCCCTACAGATCAGAAACCTTGAGAATATTGATGCTCCAAATGAGGCAAAGGAAGCCATGCTTTGCAAGAAACACCAGCTCTCTGTGCTACAGCTAATGTGGGCGTCTGATCGAGATGAGGTAAATGGAAATAGGGAAGAGGATGTGCTAGAAGCTCTCCAACCGCACGAAAATCTAAAGAGACTAGACATCGCGGGTTGGATGGGAGTCAAATCCCCTAATTGGCTTGAGAACGAATGGCTAAGCAATCTTGAGCTTATTTTCCTAAGTGGCTGCAATGCATGGGAGCAGCTTCCACCACTTGGTCAGCTTCCCTCCATCCGAATAATCTGGTTGCAGCGTTTGAAAATGTTGAGGCAGATAGGCCCAGAGGCATATGGCAGTGGCAGCCAAATGGAGACATTCCAGTCACTAGAAGAGCTGGTGCTTGATGACATGCCAGAACTCAATGAGTGGTTATGGAGTGACCAGACAATGAGGAATCTACAGAACGTTGTGATCAAGGACTGCAATAAGCTCAAAGCGCTGCCTCCAGTACCTCCTAACCTTACAGAGATAACAATTGCAGGGAAAGGGTATTGGGTGCCATACCACCATGATGTAAAGTCGGCACGCAGGTCCAGTGTCTCATCTCTTTGCATATTCAATTGCCCCTTGTTACTTGCCAGATTATCTGCACAAATGAACACGGAAATAATTGCAAGGTTTAGGTCTCTTAGAAGCATTATCACTGATCAAATGACAATACTAACGTGTTCTCTTTTAGAAGATAGGCTTGAGCTCATTGAGAGCCTAGACATCCAAGATTGCTCAGAGATCACCTCCTTCAGTGCAGACGACGATGATATCCTCCTACAGCTAAAGTCACTCCGGAGCTTATGTATATCTGGTTGCAACACTCTGCGATCACTTCCTTCCACTCTGTCCAGCGTGCAATCCCTGGATAAGTTGGTCTTATGGAACTGCCCTGCATTGGAATCACTGACAGAGGAACCACTGCCTCAATCAGTTAGGAAGATTGAAGTTGCACTCTGTCACCCACTGCTCAAGGAAAGGCTCATAAAAGAATATGGAGTTGACTGGCCAAAGATTAAACACATCCCTTGGATTGAAATAGATGGTGAAATTTtgcagtctcctcgcattgcacaggcgagcgggagctctctgcactgggtacgccctttttag
- the LOC136523428 gene encoding putative disease resistance protein At3g14460 isoform X2, producing the protein MKWKNQVQTRAAVAQSAPSCSPGFTTKVTNGVSEVVSLPRNIRSRNHNIMTSSIPHGKLIGREFEAQQLVTALISSQVEIPVSVVSIVGVGGIGKTALAQHVYSNARITENFDVRMWICVTCLLDELRITKEMLESASSSRFRHGGITNFNRLQAALKARLASKRFLLVLDDVWNNDNRTIAIEQENWQKLLAPLKDGANGSKILLTTRSSIVAEMLQSSYIISLETLQVNDCWSLVKTSVFDETEHTINSKLENIGREIAETLSGLPLAAKVVAGHLKCKHSVDEWKQVLQRNAVWEEIMPILRTSYDNLSPHLKQCFAYCSIFPRNWEFEAEQLILLWLAQGFVNPDGCRRLEDIGKEYINDLRNKSFFTIQKKEFVSYYVIPPVIYELAKSVAAEECFRIGGDEWTRIPSSVRHLSVHLDSLSALDDTIPYKNLRTLIFLPSRTVAPINVSIPPVALNNIRSLRVLDLSLCMMDRLPDSISNCVHLRYLNISSTTIVTVPEFLCKLYHLQVLNLSGCRLGKLPSRMNNLVNLRHLTAANQIISAITDIGRLKYLQRLPTFKVTRERTQSIVQLGYLLELQGSLQIRNLENIDAPNEAKEAMLCKKHQLSVLQLMWASDRDEVNGNREEDVLEALQPHENLKRLDIAGWMGVKSPNWLENEWLSNLELIFLSGCNAWEQLPPLGQLPSIRIIWLQRLKMLRQIGPEAYGSGSQMETFQSLEELVLDDMPELNEWLWSDQTMRNLQNVVIKDCNKLKALPPVPPNLTEITIAGKGYWVPYHHDVKSARRSSVSSLCIFNCPLLLARLSAQMNTEIIARFRSLRSIITDQMTILTCSLLEDRLELIESLDIQDCSEITSFSADDDDILLQLKSLRSLCISGCNTLRSLPSTLSSVQSLDKLVLWNCPALESLTEEPLPQSVRKIEVALCHPLLKERLIKEYGVDWPKIKHIPWIEIDGEILQSPRIAQASGSSLHWVRPF; encoded by the exons ATGAAATGGAAGAATCAAGTGCAAACGAGAGCAGCAGTAGCCCAATCAGCGCCTTCATGCTCTCCCGGTTTCACAACCAAG GTTACAAATGGAGTTAGTGAAGTAGTCAGCCTACCCAGGAACATCAGAAGCAGAAATCACAACATCATGACAAGCTCAATACCCCACGGGAAACTCATCGGTCGGGAATTCGAAGCCCAACAGCTGGTAACCGCTCTGATAAGTTCTCAGGTCGAGATCCCAGTCTCTGTTGTCTCTATTGTTGGGGTAGGTGGCATAGGTAAGACTGCTCTAGCACAGCATGTGTACAGCAATGCTAGAATAACAGAGAACTTTGATGTGAGAATGTGGATCTGTGTTACTTGTCTCTTGGACGAGTTGAGGATCACAAAAGAAATGCTGGAGTCAGCTTCCAGCAGTCGGTTTAGGCATGGTGGCATAACAAATTTCAATAGACTTCAAGCCGCACTGAAGGCAAGGCTTGCTTCAAAACGGTTCCTCCTTGTCTTAGATGATGTTTGGAACAATGACAACAGAACAATAGCAATAGAACAAGAGAACTGGCAGAAGCTGCTAGCCCCTCTAAAGGATGGAGCAAATGGGAGCAAGATACTTCTGACAACTCGGTCAAGTATAGTAGCAGAGATGCTGCAATCATCCTATATAATTAGTTTGGAGACCTTGCAAGTTAATGACTGTTGGTCCCTAGTAAAGACTTCTGTGTTTGATGAGACAGAACATACCATCAACTCAAAATTGGAGAACATTGGAAGGGAAATTGCTGAGACACTCAGTGGTCTTCCTCTTGCCGCAAAGGTGGTAGCTGGACACCTGAAATGTAAACACAGTGTAGATGAGTGGAAACAAGTCTTGCAAAGAAATGCAGTATGGGAGGAAATCATGCCAATTCTACGAACAAGCTATGACAATCTGTCACCACACCTGAAACAATGCTTTGCATATTGCAGCATCTTCCCCAGAAACTGGGAATTTGAAGCGGAGCAGCTGATTCTGCTGTGGTTAGCACAAGGTTTTGTAAACCCAGATGGTTGCAGGAGATTGGAGGACATTGGGAAAGAATACATAAATGATCTACGTAATAAGTCATTCTTCACGATACAGAAGAAAGAATTTGTAAGCTATTATGTGATACCACCTGTAATTTATGAGCTTGCAAAATCAGTTGCAGCTGAAGAATGCTTCAGAATAGGAGGTGATGAATGGACAAGAATCCCATCGTCAGTACGCCATCTATCCGTACATCTAGATAGCCTTTCAGCacttgatgacacaatcccatACAAGAATCTACGCACTCTCATTTTTCTCCCTAGCAGAACAGTGGCTCCAATCAATGTTTCCATCCCTCCAGTGGCTCTCAATAACATAAGAAGCCTCCGTGTGTTGGATTTATCCCTGTGCATGATGGACAGACTTCCTGATAGCATATCAAATTGTGTGCATCTCCGATACCTAAATATCTCATCTACTACCATCGTCACAGTACCAGAATTCTTGTGCAAACTCTACCACCTACAGGTTCTGAATTTATCAGGTTGCAGGCTTGGAAAATTGCCTTCCAGAATGAACAACTTGGTCAATCTACGACATCTCACAGCAGCTAATCAGATTATTTCAGCCATAACAGACATTGGCAGGCTGAAATACCTTCAGAGGTTGCCAACTTTCAAGGTTACCAGAGAGAGAACACAAAGTATAGTTCAGCTTGGGTACCTACTAGAACTCCAAGGATCCCTACAGATCAGAAACCTTGAGAATATTGATGCTCCAAATGAGGCAAAGGAAGCCATGCTTTGCAAGAAACACCAGCTCTCTGTGCTACAGCTAATGTGGGCGTCTGATCGAGATGAGGTAAATGGAAATAGGGAAGAGGATGTGCTAGAAGCTCTCCAACCGCACGAAAATCTAAAGAGACTAGACATCGCGGGTTGGATGGGAGTCAAATCCCCTAATTGGCTTGAGAACGAATGGCTAAGCAATCTTGAGCTTATTTTCCTAAGTGGCTGCAATGCATGGGAGCAGCTTCCACCACTTGGTCAGCTTCCCTCCATCCGAATAATCTGGTTGCAGCGTTTGAAAATGTTGAGGCAGATAGGCCCAGAGGCATATGGCAGTGGCAGCCAAATGGAGACATTCCAGTCACTAGAAGAGCTGGTGCTTGATGACATGCCAGAACTCAATGAGTGGTTATGGAGTGACCAGACAATGAGGAATCTACAGAACGTTGTGATCAAGGACTGCAATAAGCTCAAAGCGCTGCCTCCAGTACCTCCTAACCTTACAGAGATAACAATTGCAGGGAAAGGGTATTGGGTGCCATACCACCATGATGTAAAGTCGGCACGCAGGTCCAGTGTCTCATCTCTTTGCATATTCAATTGCCCCTTGTTACTTGCCAGATTATCTGCACAAATGAACACGGAAATAATTGCAAGGTTTAGGTCTCTTAGAAGCATTATCACTGATCAAATGACAATACTAACGTGTTCTCTTTTAGAAGATAGGCTTGAGCTCATTGAGAGCCTAGACATCCAAGATTGCTCAGAGATCACCTCCTTCAGTGCAGACGACGATGATATCCTCCTACAGCTAAAGTCACTCCGGAGCTTATGTATATCTGGTTGCAACACTCTGCGATCACTTCCTTCCACTCTGTCCAGCGTGCAATCCCTGGATAAGTTGGTCTTATGGAACTGCCCTGCATTGGAATCACTGACAGAGGAACCACTGCCTCAATCAGTTAGGAAGATTGAAGTTGCACTCTGTCACCCACTGCTCAAGGAAAGGCTCATAAAAGAATATGGAGTTGACTGGCCAAAGATTAAACACATCCCTTGGATTGAAATAGATGGTGAAATTTtgcagtctcctcgcattgcacaggcgagcgggagctctctgcactgggtacgccctttttag
- the LOC136523442 gene encoding uncharacterized protein translates to MPAPPAAPPAPPAAPWRRHAPAAASSTPRTVLLLLPILLLLLFVLSKAPDLTFSTTTSSTAAASSSPAASSSSHHLPGDLRSFDCYASQQAFPVVANLVEGVPYPFLYSLADMGTLPDHPHKNIARLLKGKRFRKPDISQTIQELLGGEVGRGEPSGGLVVDVGANVGMASFAAAVMGFRVLAFEPVFENLQRICDGVYLNRVQDRVVVYHAAASDRAGTITMHQVIGRLDNSAISAIGAKLAFKSNAEIAVEVSTIPLDDVVPDTERVLMIKVDVQGWEYHVLRGASKLLSRRKGEAPYLIYEEDEHLLQASNSSAQEIRAFLTSVGYNHCTRHGNDAHCTKE, encoded by the exons ATGCCGGCCCCGCCGGCCGCGCCGCCGGCGCCACCGGCCGCTCCCTGGCGCCGGCACGCTCCGGCGGCGGCCTCCTCCACTCCCAGAAccgtcctgctcctcctcccgaTCCTCCTGCTGCTCCTCTTCGTGCTCTCCAAAGCGCCGGATCTAactttctccaccaccacctcctccaccgccgccgcctcctcctcccccgccgcctcctcctcctcccaccaCCTTCCAGGCGACCTCCGCTCCTTTGACTGCTACGCCTCGCAGCAGGCTTTCCCGGTCGTCGCCAACCTTGTGGAGGGCGTGCCCTACCCCTTCTTGTACTCGCTCGCCGACATGGGCACCCTCCCCGACCACCCCCACAAGAACATCGCTCGCCTCCTCAAGGGCAAGCGCTTCCGCAAGCCCGACATCTCCCAGACCATCCAGGAGCTGCTCGGCGGGGAGGTGGGGAGGGGGGAACCATCCGGTGGTTTGGTGGTGGACGTGGGGGCCAATGTTGGCATGGCATCATTCGCGGCCGCCGTGATGGGGTTCCGGGTGCTGGCGTTCGAGCCCGTGTTCGAGAACCTGCAGCGGATCTGTGACGGGGTGTACCTCAACCGGGTGCAGGACCGCGTTGTGGTGTATCACGCGGCAGCTTCTGATCGAGCTGGGACTATTACGATGCACCAG GTGATTGGTCGACTTGACAACAGTGCTATATCTGCAATTGGTGCAAAGTTAGCATTCAAGTCTAATGCAGAAATTGCTGTTGAAGTTTCCACAATTCCACTGGATGATGTTGTTCCAGATACTGAGAGAGTTCTTATGATCAAAGTTGATGTTCAAGGCTGGGAGTACCACGTACTGAGAGGTGCATCAAAATTGCTTTCAAGGAGGAAAGGTGAAGCTCCCTACCTTATATATGAAGAAGATGAACACCTGCTGCAGGCTAGCAACAGCAGTGCACAGGAGATAAGGGCATTTCTCACTAGTGTTGGTTACAATCACTGTACAAGGCATGGAAATGATGCTCACTGTACAAAGGAATAG